In Spirosoma pollinicola, the genomic window ATCGGGATGGCAAGGAGCATCAGTATACGGGCATTCCCCTGGTCGATCTACTGAAACAGGCGGGCGCTACCCTGGGCGGTGAACTGCGGGGCGAAAACCTGATGAAGTACGTGGTCGTCAAAGCTATTGATGGATACGAAGTCTTGTTTGCGCTGGCTGAGCTCGATCCTGAGTTTGCGACGCGGACGATCTTGCTGGCCGATCAGGTGGATGGCACTCCTTTACCCTTCGGTACCGGTCCGTATCGGATTGTCGTCCCCGGGGAGAAAAAACCGGCTCGTTGGATTCGGGAGGTTAAAGCGATTGAAATACGAT contains:
- a CDS encoding molybdopterin-dependent oxidoreductase; the encoded protein is MRKLHVRATTTWLLPFLFVFGLTGLSSQAQTVLTISGEVTKPLTLQGSDLKAMAHSQVSAKDRDGKEHQYTGIPLVDLLKQAGATLGGELRGENLMKYVVVKAIDGYEVLFALAELDPEFATRTILLADQVDGTPLPFGTGPYRIVVPGEKKPARWIREVKAIEIRFAK